ACGATGGGCGAAGCCGCCGTCGCGTCGTGCGTGATCTTCGACCAGCTCGCCATGCAGTCGGGCCAGTACCGCCGCTTCAACGTCGCGCCGCCGGTCGGCGGCGACGACTATGCGGCGATGCGCGAGGCGTTGAGCCGGCGCTGCGCGAGAATCGTCGCGGGCGAGTTTCCCTCGCCCGACCTCCTCGTGATCGACGGCGGACGCGGGCAGGTCGCCGTCGCCGCGGACGTCCTCGCGGAACAGGGGCTGCACGGCGTGCCGCTCGTCGGCATCGCCAAGGGCCCCGAGCGCAAGCCCGGCCTGGAGGAGATCGTCTTTCCGGGGCGCGACGATGCGCTGACGCTCCGGTCCGACCACCCCGGGCTGCACCTCCTGCAGCAGATCCGCGACGAGGCGCACCGCTTCGCGATCCAGGGCCACCGCGCGCGTCGCGCCAAGGCGCGCACGACCTCGCCGCTGCAGGACATCGCCGGCGTCGGGGCCGCGAAGCGCAAGGCGCTGCTCACGCACTTCGGCGGGCTCAAGGGTCTCGAGAAGGCGAGCGTGGACGATCTCGCGCGCGTGCCCGGCATCAGCCGTGCGCTCGCGCAGCGCATCTACGCCGGGATTCACTGACCGCGCGTGGCGGTCCCGTTGGCGCGCGCCTGCGCGAGCTGTCGCTTCAGCCGGAATTCCGGATTGTCGGGCGCGAGCGCTTCGGCGCGCGCATAGCAGTCCGCGCTCTCGGCGTAGTGCGCGAGGCGGAACGCGCACAGCCCGGCCGCCGCCCAGGCATTCGCGCCGAAGATCGACGTGTCCCATGCGGTGTCTTCGCACAGGACATCGGCGTGGATCGCGCCGAGCGCGGCGAAGATCGGCAGCGCGCCCTGCGGATCGCCGGCGTCGAGGCGCGTGCGTGCGTCGAGCCACATGAGCGCGTGGTCGCGCGGGAAACGGGCGCGGGCCTCGTCGACGACGGTGCGCGCATCATGCCCGCGATCGACGAGGAGCGATGCGAGATGCAGCCACGGCAGCACGTCGCCGGGCTCGGGTGTCACGCGCGCGGAGGCCGATGCAATCGCCGCGCGCCACGCGCGCTCGGCGCCCGCGTCGTCTCCCGACGCGAGCAGCACGAGGCCCAGGTGGTCGCGGCTGTAGACGTGGTCCGGTTCGACCGCGAGGCGCGCCTCGAGCAGCGGACGGTTGCGCCGGTGCTTCGCGGCGAGGTCGCCGTCGTAGCCGAGATGGTCGATCGCGACCTCGCTCGAGGCGATCGTCGCGCCTTCGCGCGCGCGAAGCTCGTCGAGCGCGGGCAGGATCGACTCGTGGATCGCGCCGCGGAAGCGAAGCTCGCTCCGGCGGCGGAACAGGCGATGCTCGCGGTAGCGCGTGAAGCCGGTTTGCGGCCGGAAGCGCACGGTGCAGGCGATCGCATGCGGATCGGCGAGCAACGGCGCGAGCCTCGCGCGATCCCAGGACGCGACGCGCTCGTCGGCGTCGATGTAGAGGATCCAGTCGCCATGGGCGGCGTCGATGGCGGCGTTGCGCGCGGCGGCGAAGTCGTCGGCCCAGCGATGCTCGATGACGACCGCGCCATGCGCACGCGCGATGTCGCGGGTGCGGTCGGTCGAACCGGTGTCGGCGACGACGATCTCGTCGACGCGTCCGGCGAGCGAGTCGAGGCAGCCGGCGAGGAAGCGTTCCTCGTCGCGGACGATCAGCGAGGCGGAGACGGTCGCGCCGGAACCGGCGCGGGTCGGGAGCAAGGCGGATCGCGGGCGGCGGTGGCCGCCCGCGCGTGACGATTCAGCCTGCGTCGCGGTCCTTGCGATTGCGGCGTCGGCGCAGCAGCAGCGCGCCCGCGGCGCCGACCGCGCCCGCGGCCGCGGCGAGCCCGAGGCCGCTGTCGACCGGAACTTGATACGAAATCGTCTGGTTCGACGACTGCGCCTGCGCGACTCCGCCCAGGTTCTGCATCGTGTAGGACGCGATCACCGGCGCGGCGTAGACCGCCGTGCCGAGCAGGATCTTGCGCAGCGCCTCGCGCCGCTCGGGCGCATAGCGCGCGATCAACCGTTCGATCTTCGGATTGGAGCCCATCGTATGCCTCTCCTTGCGGGGGCGCCTCTTGGCGGGCGCGGGCCGGACGGCCACAACCCGCCAAGCATACAGGGACTTACCCGGCTTGGGGCGGGCGGACCGTCACGAGACGCTCGGACAGGAGACGGGCGAGACAGGCCTCGACCTCGGCCACCGGGTCGGCATCGAGGCGAAACGCCGCGGCGAGCAGCTCCGGAAGCTCGTCCACCCGTGTTGTACCGTCGCAACACTGGAGCACGAAGGCCGCCGATCCGTTCAGGAAGTGGAGCCGGTCGGCGGCGGGATCGTAGACGACGTATCCCTCGGGCACCTCGCGGATCTCGAGGTCGGAGGCGCGCGTCGGCAGGCTGTCGGCGGAGAGGGTCATGGTCGAAGGGCGGACAGGAGGCGGTTGGCCGGCCGGGCAGCGTTCGGAGCGCCCGCGGCGAGCGCGATGGTATCGTGGCCCGCATGCCCCCCGACATCCGATCCGCGAATTCGCCCGCCGAAGGTCTGTCCGCGGCGATGCGGGCACGTCTGCGCCAGCGGGTCGAGTCCGCGATTCCCGCGCTGCACGGCTGGACGACGGTGGACAAGGG
This DNA window, taken from Burkholderiales bacterium, encodes the following:
- a CDS encoding glycosyltransferase → MLPTRAGSGATVSASLIVRDEERFLAGCLDSLAGRVDEIVVADTGSTDRTRDIARAHGAVVIEHRWADDFAAARNAAIDAAHGDWILYIDADERVASWDRARLAPLLADPHAIACTVRFRPQTGFTRYREHRLFRRRSELRFRGAIHESILPALDELRAREGATIASSEVAIDHLGYDGDLAAKHRRNRPLLEARLAVEPDHVYSRDHLGLVLLASGDDAGAERAWRAAIASASARVTPEPGDVLPWLHLASLLVDRGHDARTVVDEARARFPRDHALMWLDARTRLDAGDPQGALPIFAALGAIHADVLCEDTAWDTSIFGANAWAAAGLCAFRLAHYAESADCYARAEALAPDNPEFRLKRQLAQARANGTATRGQ
- a CDS encoding PqqD family protein — protein: MTLSADSLPTRASDLEIREVPEGYVVYDPAADRLHFLNGSAAFVLQCCDGTTRVDELPELLAAAFRLDADPVAEVEACLARLLSERLVTVRPPQAG